Proteins encoded together in one Flavobacteriales bacterium window:
- the meaB gene encoding methylmalonyl Co-A mutase-associated GTPase MeaB — protein sequence MPGQLELLNALRLGDRAALARAITLIESSRSTDAEAAQQLIEACLPSGGKALRVGITGIPGVGKSTLIDALGMRLIGQGHRVAVLAIDPSSARSGGSILGDKTRMENLAQHEAAFIRPTPASGMLGGVARRTREAIVLCEAAGYDRILIETVGAGQNELEVDQLADLNVLLLIAGAGDELQGIKRGIMESADAIAFTKCDGEARPRAEAARRELLGAIQLLPPRPSGRRAELLLTSAVSGMGIDELGERIEALHAADLASGYVDAKRREQALHWLDQAVAQGLQQAFAGDRDVQAALPDLREAVRNGTMTPFAAAAELLARFRKGGAPRP from the coding sequence ATGCCGGGGCAACTTGAGCTCCTGAACGCGCTGCGCCTCGGCGATCGCGCGGCACTGGCCAGGGCCATCACCTTGATCGAGAGCAGCCGCTCAACGGATGCGGAGGCCGCGCAGCAACTGATCGAAGCCTGCCTCCCTTCGGGCGGCAAGGCGCTGCGGGTGGGCATCACCGGCATACCCGGCGTGGGCAAGAGCACCTTGATCGATGCGCTGGGCATGCGGCTCATCGGGCAGGGCCATCGCGTTGCGGTGCTGGCCATCGACCCGAGCAGCGCGCGCAGCGGCGGGAGCATACTGGGCGACAAGACGCGCATGGAGAACCTAGCGCAGCATGAAGCCGCCTTCATACGCCCGACACCGGCCAGCGGCATGCTCGGGGGCGTGGCCCGGCGAACGCGCGAGGCCATCGTGCTATGCGAAGCCGCAGGCTACGACCGCATCCTGATCGAGACCGTGGGCGCGGGGCAGAACGAACTCGAAGTGGACCAGCTCGCCGACCTCAACGTGCTGCTCCTGATCGCAGGCGCCGGTGATGAGCTGCAAGGCATCAAGCGCGGCATCATGGAATCGGCCGATGCCATCGCCTTCACCAAATGCGATGGCGAGGCACGGCCCAGGGCCGAGGCGGCACGTCGCGAATTGCTCGGCGCGATCCAGCTTCTCCCGCCGCGCCCCAGCGGCCGCCGGGCCGAACTGCTGCTCACCAGCGCGGTCTCCGGCATGGGCATCGATGAATTGGGTGAGCGGATCGAAGCGCTCCACGCAGCAGACCTAGCGAGCGGATATGTTGACGCGAAGCGGCGCGAGCAGGCCTTGCATTGGCTCGATCAAGCGGTCGCCCAGGGCTTGCAGCAGGCCTTCGCCGGGGATCGCGACGTGCAGGCCGCGCTGCCGGATCTGCGTGAGGCGGTGCGCAATGGGACGATGACGCCCTTCGCCGCAGCGGCCGAATTGCTCGCGCGATTCAGAAAAGGCGGCGCACCTCGTCCTTGA